The DNA window ACATTTCCTCACCTTCTTCAGCTTCGAGGCATACAACCTTGCCCATTTCATCAGAATCCTCAATGTGAAAATTGAAGAGCAAGATTGCTCCAACCCCCAAGTCGTGAGCATCGAGGAATTCCTTTCATCTAGCGCAAAATGAACAAATCCCACCATTCCGACCTGATATGTTAATCGCCCACTTCCTTCCCGTTCAATCCTTTATTTATCTTCTCCTTCTCGCTCAGCCTCATCGCAATTGAGAAATCTTTCATCGCAATTGAGAAATCTTTTGGGATATCCTGCTACAATTCATCAAACACTTTAAACTTTGATGATATCCCAAAAGATTTCTCGGTTGCGATAATTTTGagcgagaagaagaagataagtctaagagcatccacaatggagcgCCCGAAGGCGGGCCCGATGTGTGcaatcgtcctcgggcgcgccatcgggcaccattgtgggtgcccggacGATGCGACGCCCTAAGCCCACGCCCTATGCTTCTTCCGAGGTAGAAGCGCGCCCGATAggccatcgggcgcgccatcgttcGCTCCatcgggcgccattgtgggcgacgctgacgatggcgcgcccgatggcacgcgtttttttatttttttttaatgctaaattcaaaaaatttgtttaaatacccactaccccaccttcatttgtaacatttcatttcacgattccactctcgaaactcatATTTACTAGGAAATGGATtcccaatagtccgatgtttgggggtgaTGCGTGTTGGCCGGGTACAAAACTcgacgaatatcggtcgttcgacgctAACGCgtagtacgatcccgaattcagtatgCATTCGTAcggtttgtctgacatggagccgtctccaacccgACCCGTCGCCCCCTCTTGCCGCGCCGCCGCCACCCCATCCGCCACTGCCGCCCCCAccagaaagaagcggatccGGCACCGGGCGTACAAGGTGCCACCTCTggaaacgaatgaagagtacgcccccagGAGGATgaactaccaaccggatgaaaccctcgtcttggcgaggtgttgggtggatatttcggatgacccgatattcgcgaacaaccagaagcagcttgtgtactgggagcgcatcgccgagcgctacaatgaggtgAAGCCgtcgagcgcgtacaagcgtcatagggagcagctccgcaagcattgggaccaggtgaagaagcaagtcaacctgtttgcggcggagtacgagaagtgctcgaggaaGCAGGGAAGCGGCGAAAGCTTaagcgatgtgcgcgatagagcgttgttgtcgtaccagtccatgtacgacgacttcaagcatttcaacatctgggcgctcttgagggacaagcagaaattccaaggcgggattctgcacaccggtgcgacaaagaggacgaagaccaccgaagctggtggttacacgagcagcgaaagcggaacttgtccggtggacctcaaccggacgtacgtggaggatgagagttccggcacaccgatgtcctcccggcgtcccataTGCGTCAAGGCTgtgaagaacaaggggaaggcaacGGCGACgacgacatcatcctcgaccgccgccgccccatcgccgatcccgaccccgagcCCGACGGCCGCCGCGTATGTGGAGTTGGCAACAgccccgatggcgcggacgttgttgcagacgcacaaggccctcgagAAGTGTACGAACCccgccaaagccgaatacctctgggggttgatcgatgagctgtgTCGGAAGTTGGAAATTTTatagattagccaacttgaatcgtgtaacttttgtttaatcaatgcagtcttcgccggtttttatttaatcgttgcgttttttaattagtttgcattatatattttgaaaatatttaaattaattaactaaacaatAGAAAAACCTATAGGGTGCCCCTTAGGCATACCTTATGGCGtcccatagggcgccccactgcaggtggaagggtggGAGGATAAAAAagatgacgtggcggtgcatagggcacGCCTTAGGGCatcccattgctaatgctctaaagGATTGGATCGGAAGAAAGAGGGAGATCAACATATCAGGTCGGAATGGTGGGATTTGTTCTTTTTGCGCTGGATGGAAGGAATTCCTCGATGCTCACGACTTAGGGGTTGGAGCAATCTTGCTCTTCAGTTTCCACATGGAGGATTATGTTGAAGTGATTAAGGTTGTGTGCCTCAAAGctgaagaagagagaaaatgcTCGCTCAAGCTAATTATGGAGGATTCATCCCGAATCTCTTCACGAATCTCATCTGCCTTACTGGTTCTTGTGTTCATGCACATGTTAGtttctttttagtttgaaaATCCAATATTTAAtcataaaaattgtaaaatccATATTAAAACCAAAAGACAAAGTATTTAAAGGATTCAACTTAAAGGGGGATGATATGCATTTTATCAACTAAACGCACAAATTTGGCTAATCCCAGCAGCAGCAGGTCTCGTTTCCTCCAAtttgatgcatatatatttagtacttcaataatttatttgaattaatttgtGAGAAAATCCAacaaattatagtactattttcTTTCACCATCACCCCTACCTATATACTTTACATTAGGTATACTActtaaaatgacataaaaagcCATGCTTAGCGGTTTGAAAATTTTGTACTCCGTATTATTGAACATTTCGAAATAACTTCAAACATAATATGTCTGATaacaaaattgaattttattgaTTTCAAAGCCCTAATTTTATATGTTCGATACATCACAGAAAACGTAAGAAGACATTCATGAAAGTTGTATATAACTAAGAATTGTTACCAGTTTTGTAGCAAAATCGAATATGCACAAGGATTTCGGTTTGGCcagttctctctctctctctctctctatattcTCAAAGGTGAGTTGTGGTAGAGTGAAATGAAATAAAGAGGGGGTTGTGTTGTGTGTAGCAGTTGTAGTAATTGTTTAAGAGGATTAATGGTGAGTTGTTGTgtagaagaaaatgaaaaaaagaggGGGTAACAGTGTGTTGCAGTAGTAGTAAATGTTTCcctcctctttctttctctatACATATGGAACATActtattttttaactttttctattTATAGTGAACTACTCCATTAGTTCATAACAGTTCCCTAACGAAAATATACCCTGTCAGTACTATTATGTTAACTATTAGATCGAGATATAAGAATGtatttttgataaaataaagatcgtgtgtttcaattttattttttatttttttatttagtcaCTCATCAATTATTGTATTATGATTTTATATCGAGTGCCAAATCGTGCGAATTGAGTTGTTGTTTGGACAACCCAACATTAATCCAACCCAATAAGATAAACCCTAACCCAaccaaaaaattatgaaattcagGAACCTATTAACCTTGTGCGTGTTCGTGTCGGATTTTTGTGTCATGTTGAAAATTATCAATTAGTCTGTCAACCTAGTAAGTTACTATACAATTTAGCTTGACACAACAATAACGATTTAAATGTGATTTTCACGATAAAGTTTGATATTACACCATTAAAATGTGTACATtatgatttaaaatttttatcgTGATTTGAatgtaattaataaaattatgtatataatgtttttaattaataaaattaagtaaaataataattttgtttcttaAACAGATAACTCAAAACCCAAATCACTGAGTTTTTAATAGATCAACCTGATAACAAAACCTAGTCAAATTTGACCTAAATCCATTACTTTCATGTGCGTTCATATTGTGTTAAAAAATTGTGTGTCAACCATTAATAGGGTCTCACTATTAATAGGGTCACAGAGGGAGTACAAACTAAATTCCTATTGAccaaatataaaaaagaatGAAGATGTAACAGAAATCTTCACAACAGTTCTCAACATCACATGCATCAAAATTTCAATCAAATCTACTTGTCATTTTCCTTCTTAAGCATACTTGGTCATTAACTAAGATTAAATGGATGGAGCATTTGATTTCATATTTCATGAATATGTAGATGATTTAGAAAGAAATGTAGTGCATATTTGGGTTTGTTTAAATAACCAAAAACTGGAACTAAGAAACGACGAAAAACCACTAACTAAATCTGCAAGGCTGGGTTGCTCTTGATAGACTAACATCGATATCTTCCTTCCCCGTGTCAAGATGCAACCAAACATCTCGTTCCATCACCCGAGTACCTTCGATTTCCAGGAGAATGCGTCTGAATTCTGCACTTCTTTCTGCACAGTCTGAATGTAAATCTCCAGATTGAAGGCCTGCTCATCAATGCTGTCAATTGGCATCAAATCATCTGCCAACTTCACTGCTGCAGTTTGAGACACTTGAAACTTCTCCGCAGTGTGTTGCAGTTTCCTTGCAGTGTCTTCCTCCCCGAGCATCACGAGGCAAATTAATAAAGACTTGAGCTCGTGTTTTGCTCCTTCAGCCAGAGACATCCCCTTCAAATGCTCAACTAAAGCCGCCTCCTCATCAGGACTGCACAGAAAAGACGGAGTTTGAACATCAGAAACAGAAGGTCTAAAAGAAAGTTGCATGTACATAACCACGAAAAGCAGCTATAGTTGAATCAACATTGTACCTTCCAGCTCTAATCTTGCCCCTGTTCCGTTGGCGATCTCTTCCCTTAGTGGACGTGCTGATAGACGTGGGAGCAGTTGAACCTCTTCTCGACCTGCACATATAATGGAGCAACACAAGACGGGTCATTCTTATGCCACATAGGTGGTTTTAGCCGCACAGACCAATATAATGGAAACTAGATTTACTGGATTTTCATATTTCTGATTTGATATGCACAGACCAATCCAAACAAGATGAGGTTTCAGCTACGCACTCATACAATGAATATGGCACCATAAAAAGAGTAACTAATTTTATAGTAATACTCATTCTCTTAAGAAAAAGAGTAGAAAATCATGTTAGGCTGCATATGGAAAGAATGATATGGAATTTGAATCAATATATCTGAATCCCAAGTCTAGGTTGTTTGGAAGGGCTCTATTATGATACATTTGAAACCCTTAAATCTAGCACACATTAACATGTTTTCAGATTTCCTAACAAAAAACACCAGGTTTATAGAAGCAATAAATGAAATAGAAAACATTTTAGTACAGGTAGCATGATGTTTACTTAATTAACATTCTTATATGGGAGATTATTATAGATCTTGGAATGAAGCtatgcacaatatatataaACACTTACCCGGTGGTGTATGCACTCATTCCACTAAAATTACTGCTAGCTTGTGAAGCAGTTTCATCATCAAGATAGCCCTCCAATCTCTCCTCTGATTTAATTGTTGCAGCAAGTAATAATCTTCTCTGGCGAACTGCTAGGTAACGGGTCAAGTACTTTCCAACCTTCTCCACCCCTTCATTATATTCTCCCATCAGCACGCTTGCACAGTCTAGAGAAGCATCCTTCACTACTAAAACTAGATCATCTCTTCTGTGCAAGAAAGCAATCCTTAATGCCTCTTCCCAACTCCTTGCATCCACCAAGAGGCTAACACCATTATAAACATCACAGCAGTACTCCAAGAGTATTTTTGCCGCATCCCTGGGTTTACCAAGTGCTTGAAGTTCCTCACTCAGCTCACGTGCCAGTTGCAGAAGATCATCCTTTCCAACCTTCATAAGGCCAGCCACAGTCAGAACCCCAGTCCAATTACCACCAGCACGATATGCCTTCAGTGCCTTCTCTAAACAAGGGCAACACAAATATGTGGTAGCAGCATCCTCAAAGCATTTTGTGGCATTAAGATGATCACCCCATGCTTCAAGCACCTGTTGTTTCTTGTCAGAAGTAATCAACTGAAGTCCAATCGGATAAAGCTCTGGGACTTTACTCATTAGATTCAAGGAATCTTCATAATAAGAGTCCCCAGCAGAAACAATGTGCCTTAGAGCACTTTCATACCTTTGTAATTTAAGGTCAATGTTATATTGCATCAAAAGTTTAGGCATACATTCTAATTCTTGTAGAAGGGGCAGAAATTCTTTTGGGTCCTTTTGTGAATTTAACGCAACAATAGCAGCAAGATTTAAATCAtaaaggcctaaagcagcttcaaaAACTGCCTCTGACTCAGAAAGCCATAGCAAATGCTTCAAGGATTCCTCTGATGAAGGATAAGGTCGTTTTGTATCATTAGCTGCAGAAAGCTCTAGTTCTCGGATAATCTTTATTCTCCTCAAAGCCTCCTCCAGAGCTGGGGGGCTACTTCTAGCCAAGGTGGTCAGAATGCTAAGCTCTCTTGCTGGAGTTTCCTCAATTTTATCCTCAAGAGCATTCCTCACGGCCAATAAAACAGAGGATACTTTATTATCACCATCTGCACTCTTCGATTCACCATATCTCACAACTTTATCCCTCTTGATGCATGGTAAGGATGTATAATCTTTATAATGTGTCTCCATAACATCTTCACCTTTAATGGCACAAACAAACTCAGTTACATAATTCAGGTTGCCAACCTGTACAACAAAGTCTGCAGCTAACTCGGTAAAGGTTTGCCAACCACAATGGTCAACAATGATGTTAAAATCAATCCTGTGCCTTCTTACCATTTGCAAGGCATCTTTAAACCGCCTATTAGCCAACACGTTGATTATCGAAACAAGAACTAATTTCCTGGGATACACACATTCAAGATTTCCTCGAGTAGTTTGTAATATCACAGCAGACCCATCACCATGAAGAACTCCTACAATTTCTGCTCCTTTTTCCCATGTGTTAATAAAAATGctttcattttctccttttctATTCTTTGCTACAACAGGTTGGAAATTCTCATAATTCTTTTCCAGTTCCCCACGGACAATATCACCAACATCAACAATAAATAGTAAATCTTGTTTAGTGGTGATTACCACGTGTGTTATCATCCCATCACCTGAACTTGAGTAAGTTGAAAAGCTACTGCAATTGTTACACAATATTCTTCCTTCAAGATGCAGTTTTCCATTGTCATCAAGACCTAAAAGCAATGGTTTCTCTCGCGTATGCCCTTCAACTGGGGCAATATCCATCCATGGGCAGGACGATAGGAAATCCATTTCATCACATCTCTGAAGACTGACCCCTCTGTTCACACCTAATTTTGACGTGCACTCAAATATTTTTCCACCTTCAAACTGAACAAATGCAGAGCAGCTAGTGAGTGGATTACACACTATGCCAGCAACAACCCCTTCAAGATGCATATGATTCAGAGCTTCTGCTTGCCATCCTGAGCATGTCATGGAACCAGAAACGCGATCTTCAGAACAACTTATCTCAATTCCATGCAAGTAATGCCTTGTACGAACATCCCCATCTAGGAAGTTTCTGTTACTAAAATTACTGTGACTGGAATCTAAAGTAGAAACACCAAGAAGTGTGTGGGAATCCAACCAAGCAAGATGCAGCAAAGGCCCAATGTTTATACCAGAGTCTGAAGCCTCAACTCTGAATGTCTGGCCTTCCAGCTCATCCCATTCATCAAGCAAAGGAAGCTCCACAATGCACAAGCTTCCATCTGATAGAGATGCAGCCAGACGATTATTGGAAGTTCTTGAATAAGTAGTAATGTCCCTAACGGCACAGGGAAATTCGAATTCAAGAAAGTACATAGGAGGTGGCATCAAGGACAAAGAAAATGGGGTCACCAAAACTTTTGAGCCATCAATAACAAATGCTATTGAGTTTCCCATCACAGCTGTAACCCAGACAAACTTGCAGGTTATGATTCTGCCATCAAGACTCCAACAGATCAACTTTAGTGGGTTGGTCAAGTCCCACATAAACTTTATTCC is part of the Salvia splendens isolate huo1 chromosome 6, SspV2, whole genome shotgun sequence genome and encodes:
- the LOC121808085 gene encoding elongator complex protein 1-like isoform X2: MKNLKFSWEVWSEVQLRKEQGDESLRLATFDIERSRLFFASTANFIYTTQLPSPQTEGAWNKSSAPAATRLDLETGDVITCLDYLMEKESLVIGTSRGHLLLYSVDDGVTEIVGQVEGGVACISPSPDGDLLAIMTGFGQILVMNLDWDLLYEMPLDDAPEGVDVHGSAFSVDCFSEASISWRGDGKFFASLSKVHDSLSFHKKLKVWERDSGALHSVSDPKPFMGSVIDWNQIGAKIATMYDQNEEKKCPSIVLYEKNGLERSSFSINEGIDVTVEFLKFNCNSDLLAAVVRGETVDTLKIWHFSNNRWYTKQEIRYSKEDGIKFMWDLTNPLKLICWSLDGRIITCKFVWVTAVMGNSIAFVIDGSKVLVTPFSLSLMPPPMYFLEFEFPCAVRDITTYSRTSNNRLAASLSDGSLCIVELPLLDEWDELEGQTFRVEASDSGINIGPLLHLAWLDSHTLLGVSTLDSSHSNFSNRNFLDGDVRTRHYLHGIEISCSEDRVSGSMTCSGWQAEALNHMHLEGVVAGIVCNPLTSCSAFVQFEGGKIFECTSKLGVNRGVSLQRCDEMDFLSSCPWMDIAPVEGHTREKPLLLGLDDNGKLHLEGRILCNNCSSFSTYSSSGDGMITHVVITTKQDLLFIVDVGDIVRGELEKNYENFQPVVAKNRKGENESIFINTWEKGAEIVGVLHGDGSAVILQTTRGNLECVYPRKLVLVSIINVLANRRFKDALQMVRRHRIDFNIIVDHCGWQTFTELAADFVVQVGNLNYVTEFVCAIKGEDVMETHYKDYTSLPCIKRDKVVRYGESKSADGDNKVSSVLLAVRNALEDKIEETPARELSILTTLARSSPPALEEALRRIKIIRELELSAANDTKRPYPSSEESLKHLLWLSESEAVFEAALGLYDLNLAAIVALNSQKDPKEFLPLLQELECMPKLLMQYNIDLKLQRYESALRHIVSAGDSYYEDSLNLMSKVPELYPIGLQLITSDKKQQVLEAWGDHLNATKCFEDAATTYLCCPCLEKALKAYRAGGNWTGVLTVAGLMKVGKDDLLQLARELSEELQALGKPRDAAKILLEYCCDVYNGVSLLVDARSWEEALRIAFLHRRDDLVLVVKDASLDCASVLMGEYNEGVEKVGKYLTRYLAVRQRRLLLAATIKSEERLEGYLDDETASQASSNFSGMSAYTTGSRRGSTAPTSISTSTKGRDRQRNRGKIRAGSPDEEAALVEHLKGMSLAEGAKHELKSLLICLVMLGEEDTARKLQHTAEKFQVSQTAAVKLADDLMPIDSIDEQAFNLEIYIQTVQKEVQNSDAFSWKSKVLG
- the LOC121808085 gene encoding elongator complex protein 1-like isoform X1, with product MKNLKFSWEVWSEVQLRKEQGDESLRLATFDIERSRLFFASTANFIYTTQLPSPQTEGAWNKSSAPAATRLDLETGDVITCLDYLMEKESLVIGTSRGHLLLYSVDDGVTEIVGQVEGGVACISPSPDGDLLAIMTGFGQILVMNLDWDLLYEMPLDDAPEGVDVPDGSAFSVDCFSEASISWRGDGKFFASLSKVHDSLSFHKKLKVWERDSGALHSVSDPKPFMGSVIDWNQIGAKIATMYDQNEEKKCPSIVLYEKNGLERSSFSINEGIDVTVEFLKFNCNSDLLAAVVRGETVDTLKIWHFSNNRWYTKQEIRYSKEDGIKFMWDLTNPLKLICWSLDGRIITCKFVWVTAVMGNSIAFVIDGSKVLVTPFSLSLMPPPMYFLEFEFPCAVRDITTYSRTSNNRLAASLSDGSLCIVELPLLDEWDELEGQTFRVEASDSGINIGPLLHLAWLDSHTLLGVSTLDSSHSNFSNRNFLDGDVRTRHYLHGIEISCSEDRVSGSMTCSGWQAEALNHMHLEGVVAGIVCNPLTSCSAFVQFEGGKIFECTSKLGVNRGVSLQRCDEMDFLSSCPWMDIAPVEGHTREKPLLLGLDDNGKLHLEGRILCNNCSSFSTYSSSGDGMITHVVITTKQDLLFIVDVGDIVRGELEKNYENFQPVVAKNRKGENESIFINTWEKGAEIVGVLHGDGSAVILQTTRGNLECVYPRKLVLVSIINVLANRRFKDALQMVRRHRIDFNIIVDHCGWQTFTELAADFVVQVGNLNYVTEFVCAIKGEDVMETHYKDYTSLPCIKRDKVVRYGESKSADGDNKVSSVLLAVRNALEDKIEETPARELSILTTLARSSPPALEEALRRIKIIRELELSAANDTKRPYPSSEESLKHLLWLSESEAVFEAALGLYDLNLAAIVALNSQKDPKEFLPLLQELECMPKLLMQYNIDLKLQRYESALRHIVSAGDSYYEDSLNLMSKVPELYPIGLQLITSDKKQQVLEAWGDHLNATKCFEDAATTYLCCPCLEKALKAYRAGGNWTGVLTVAGLMKVGKDDLLQLARELSEELQALGKPRDAAKILLEYCCDVYNGVSLLVDARSWEEALRIAFLHRRDDLVLVVKDASLDCASVLMGEYNEGVEKVGKYLTRYLAVRQRRLLLAATIKSEERLEGYLDDETASQASSNFSGMSAYTTGSRRGSTAPTSISTSTKGRDRQRNRGKIRAGSPDEEAALVEHLKGMSLAEGAKHELKSLLICLVMLGEEDTARKLQHTAEKFQVSQTAAVKLADDLMPIDSIDEQAFNLEIYIQTVQKEVQNSDAFSWKSKVLG
- the LOC121808085 gene encoding elongator complex protein 1-like isoform X3 — protein: MGSVIDWNQIGAKIATMYDQNEEKKCPSIVLYEKNGLERSSFSINEGIDVTVEFLKFNCNSDLLAAVVRGETVDTLKIWHFSNNRWYTKQEIRYSKEDGIKFMWDLTNPLKLICWSLDGRIITCKFVWVTAVMGNSIAFVIDGSKVLVTPFSLSLMPPPMYFLEFEFPCAVRDITTYSRTSNNRLAASLSDGSLCIVELPLLDEWDELEGQTFRVEASDSGINIGPLLHLAWLDSHTLLGVSTLDSSHSNFSNRNFLDGDVRTRHYLHGIEISCSEDRVSGSMTCSGWQAEALNHMHLEGVVAGIVCNPLTSCSAFVQFEGGKIFECTSKLGVNRGVSLQRCDEMDFLSSCPWMDIAPVEGHTREKPLLLGLDDNGKLHLEGRILCNNCSSFSTYSSSGDGMITHVVITTKQDLLFIVDVGDIVRGELEKNYENFQPVVAKNRKGENESIFINTWEKGAEIVGVLHGDGSAVILQTTRGNLECVYPRKLVLVSIINVLANRRFKDALQMVRRHRIDFNIIVDHCGWQTFTELAADFVVQVGNLNYVTEFVCAIKGEDVMETHYKDYTSLPCIKRDKVVRYGESKSADGDNKVSSVLLAVRNALEDKIEETPARELSILTTLARSSPPALEEALRRIKIIRELELSAANDTKRPYPSSEESLKHLLWLSESEAVFEAALGLYDLNLAAIVALNSQKDPKEFLPLLQELECMPKLLMQYNIDLKLQRYESALRHIVSAGDSYYEDSLNLMSKVPELYPIGLQLITSDKKQQVLEAWGDHLNATKCFEDAATTYLCCPCLEKALKAYRAGGNWTGVLTVAGLMKVGKDDLLQLARELSEELQALGKPRDAAKILLEYCCDVYNGVSLLVDARSWEEALRIAFLHRRDDLVLVVKDASLDCASVLMGEYNEGVEKVGKYLTRYLAVRQRRLLLAATIKSEERLEGYLDDETASQASSNFSGMSAYTTGSRRGSTAPTSISTSTKGRDRQRNRGKIRAGSPDEEAALVEHLKGMSLAEGAKHELKSLLICLVMLGEEDTARKLQHTAEKFQVSQTAAVKLADDLMPIDSIDEQAFNLEIYIQTVQKEVQNSDAFSWKSKVLG